A window of the Bradyrhizobium diazoefficiens genome harbors these coding sequences:
- the msrA gene encoding peptide-methionine (S)-S-oxide reductase MsrA: MLFMRKTTALPSAADALPGRARPIPTASIHFVNGAKLAPPYPAGLEQAVFGLGCFWGAERKFWELGDGIHATAVGYAGGHTPNPTYEETCSGRTGHTEVVLVVFDPKKISYEKLLKTFWENHNPTQGMRQGNDVGTQYRSAIYTYSDAQKKAAFESKALYQKALAAKGLGAITTEIAPAGEFYFAEDYHQQYLAKNPAGYCGLGGTGVSCPIGVGVSA, from the coding sequence ATGCTGTTCATGCGCAAGACCACCGCACTGCCGAGCGCAGCCGACGCGCTGCCCGGCCGTGCGCGACCGATTCCGACCGCGAGCATCCATTTCGTCAACGGCGCGAAGCTCGCCCCGCCTTATCCCGCTGGCCTCGAGCAGGCCGTGTTCGGGCTCGGCTGCTTCTGGGGCGCCGAGCGCAAGTTCTGGGAGCTCGGCGACGGCATCCATGCGACTGCTGTCGGCTACGCCGGCGGTCACACGCCGAACCCGACCTATGAAGAGACCTGTTCGGGGCGTACCGGCCACACCGAAGTGGTGCTGGTCGTGTTCGATCCGAAGAAGATTTCCTACGAGAAGCTCCTGAAGACGTTCTGGGAGAACCACAACCCGACGCAGGGCATGCGCCAGGGCAACGACGTCGGCACGCAGTACCGAAGCGCGATCTACACGTACTCCGACGCGCAGAAGAAAGCGGCCTTCGAGTCGAAGGCGCTCTATCAGAAGGCGCTTGCTGCAAAGGGGCTCGGCGCCATCACCACCGAGATCGCGCCGGCCGGCGAATTCTATTTCGCCGAGGACTATCATCAGCAATATCTGGCGAAGAATCCCGCCGGCTATTGTGGCCTCGGCGGCACCGGCGTGTCGTGTCCCATCGGCGTGGGTGTGAGCGCGTAA
- the rpsT gene encoding 30S ribosomal protein S20 has protein sequence MANTTSAKKATRKIARRTAVNKSRRTQMRGAVRNVEEAIATGDRAAAVKALANAEPALMRAAQRNIIHKNNASRKVSRLTAQIAKLAK, from the coding sequence ATGGCCAACACTACCTCCGCCAAGAAAGCGACGCGCAAGATCGCCCGCCGCACCGCCGTCAACAAGTCGCGCCGCACCCAGATGCGCGGTGCTGTGCGTAACGTCGAAGAAGCCATTGCGACCGGCGATCGCGCCGCCGCCGTCAAGGCGCTGGCCAATGCCGAGCCCGCGCTGATGCGCGCCGCCCAGCGCAACATCATTCACAAGAACAACGCCAGCCGCAAAGTCTCGCGCCTCACCGCGCAGATCGCCAAGCTCGCCAAGTAA
- a CDS encoding polysaccharide biosynthesis/export family protein — protein MPVARAFRWSILAASAALTLGGCMQTAGPVAYVQPRPDLDTMAYGQPYSAPHAVVVANGGGAIDALTNSFAAGTAPVPVAYAAPMVAAPVRYDASYHLDAGDKLRVVVYGQEGLTNSYAIDAGGSITMPLIGAVPARGRTTAGLAGEIGARLRNGYIREPSVAVEIESYRPFFILGEVAAPGQYPYVPNMTVESAVAIAGGFSPRAKRDVVTVTHAEAGGAMRAVVPLGTPVSPGDTVFVGERWF, from the coding sequence GTGCCGGTTGCGCGCGCGTTTCGATGGTCGATCTTGGCAGCGTCCGCCGCGCTGACCCTGGGCGGCTGCATGCAGACTGCCGGCCCCGTCGCCTACGTGCAGCCCCGTCCCGATCTGGACACGATGGCCTATGGCCAGCCCTATAGCGCTCCGCATGCGGTCGTCGTTGCCAACGGCGGCGGTGCCATTGATGCGCTCACCAATTCCTTTGCCGCAGGCACCGCGCCCGTGCCGGTCGCCTATGCCGCGCCAATGGTGGCCGCACCCGTGCGCTACGACGCCTCCTATCACCTCGATGCCGGCGACAAGCTGCGCGTCGTGGTTTACGGGCAGGAAGGTCTCACCAACAGCTACGCCATCGATGCCGGCGGCTCCATCACCATGCCGCTGATCGGCGCGGTGCCGGCGCGCGGCCGCACCACGGCCGGTCTCGCCGGTGAAATCGGCGCGCGTCTGCGCAACGGCTACATCCGCGAGCCGTCGGTTGCCGTGGAGATCGAGTCCTACCGCCCGTTCTTCATCCTCGGCGAGGTCGCAGCGCCCGGCCAATATCCTTACGTGCCCAACATGACGGTCGAGAGCGCGGTCGCAATCGCCGGTGGTTTCTCGCCGCGCGCCAAGCGCGACGTTGTGACCGTCACGCATGCCGAAGCCGGCGGCGCCATGCGCGCCGTCGTGCCGCTCGGCACGCCCGTCAGCCCCGGCGACACCGTGTTCGTCGGCGAACGCTGGTTCTGA